The following coding sequences lie in one Fusarium poae strain DAOMC 252244 chromosome 1, whole genome shotgun sequence genomic window:
- a CDS encoding hypothetical protein (BUSCO:6665at5125), with amino-acid sequence MAEENDQSPGSELGDPTSTTPQSLAKAVHARRSEFVRPHSLKVKIGTWNVAACTGTDKDLATWFTCGEGLDEQLTGLNLAKNSAVEKDAKDNGSSEPLHLTSGDAIGLYVLGLQEIVDLNTTKDYMNRAVYTDTSAMDKWKAALEAALPEGYELITSEQMTGLLLLVYASPEIAPTISNVSTKQVGTGLLGYFGNKGAVTTRLLLGETTRMVFVNSHLASGAGSSYLERRCWDVGQILSRTQFDPIVHSGVEEDEGEKIGDEDLAFWFGDLNFRLDGLPGDDIRRILTLHARGEYGTNEEESKPLGEQGVIVMKGSDSDDESSSRPSLHSRDESFDTASDLPDPDDFPEDPSQDPTSLQATIDSLLPHDQLRRIIKQRKLFHDGWKEGPITFLPTYKYDVGTVGLFDSSEKQRAPSWCDRILFRTRKDKQDYENKIKEEEEAKKKDEEMKSRGLEEDEDVLFSYDPDADGEDPTSSTDNLGYDEYDDNDEPEAEELVTKEGFRDRINLEIYTSHQRIASSDHKPITSIFTLDYDAVVPDLKAKIHAEVARELDRAENEGRPGITVVVEGSEGNEDKIVDFGEVLPLEKQTRHLTVANTGSVAATFSFVTKPTTDEGDDAIPEWLKTTFVSADEETQTSLGTTVTLNPGETALVLLELQVSTVRHIRALNEARAKIEEVLVLRVEDGRDHFIPVRGAWKPSCLGRSIAELIRIPDGGIRKFVEDKGIKGAISYDSAVQCSAPKELFRLTEVVQTLVERSLAEATMLEDEVLPRDPGWPLESSTWRVAEEDMQDAKVKLVSALDNDSSLLDALPLEWPASYKLEVVCSILLLFLESLTDGLIPTHLWAKLSTSLPNVVSVPPTAWPDTKTQVLDILSTAPNHNIAFVFLTATLSRAASELTPVTTDPKPGLSRRLSFRRGNAQEEDSKKRKMREHRYAEIVGPLVCRIDENEKGAKDRARTIVEMFIMRDEGS; translated from the coding sequence ATGGCGGAAGAAAATGACCAGTCCCCTGGTTCTGAGCTAGGGGATCCTACATCCACGACGCCTCAGTCCCTCGCTAAAGCTGTTCATGCCCGACGATCGGAATTCGTGCGACCGCATAGTTTAAAGGTCAAGATTGGAACGTGGAACGTTGCAGCGTGTACGGGGACGGATAAAGATCTCGCGACATGGTTCACATGCGGCGAAGGCTTGGACGAGCAGTTGACAGGCCTCAATCTGGCCAAAAATAGTGCTGTGGAAAAAGATGCAAAAGACAATGGCAGTTCCGAGCCTCTACACTTGACTTCTGGAGATGCTATCGGTCTGTATGTGCTGGGACTGCAGGAAATTGTAGACCTTAACACAACCAAGGATTACATGAACCGTGCTGTTTACACAGACACAAGTGCTATGGATAAATGGAAGGCAGCGTTGGAAGCAGCATTACCTGAAGGCTACGAACTCATCACGTCTGAGCAGATGACTGGCTTATTACTCCTGGTTTATGCTTCCCCAGAAATTGCGCCAACAATCAGCAACGTCAGTACGAAACAGGTTGGCACGGGTCTCTTGGGATATTTTGGAAACAAGGGAGCCGTCACAACGAGACTGTTACTTGGCGAAACAACGCGCATGGTATTTGTGAATAGCCACTTGGCTAGTGGTGCTGGCTCTTCATACTTGGAACGCCGCTGTTGGGACGTTGGCCAAATTCTCTCGCGAACTCAATTTGACCCAATTGTCCACTCGGGcgtcgaagaagacgaaggaGAGAAGATTGGAGACGAGGATCTTGCATTCTGGTTTGGAGACCTGAACTTTCGACTGGATGGACtacctggagatgatatAAGACGAATACTCACGTTGCATGCTCGAGGTGAGTATGGCACAAACGAAGAGGAGTCAAAGCCACTTGGCGAACAAGGTGTCATTGTCATGAAAGGTTCCGATAGCGATGACGAGTCATCTTCGAGGCCATCTTTGCATTCAAGAGATGAAAGCTTTGATACTGCTAGCGACCTACCGGACCCTGATGACTTCCCCGAAGACCCCAGCCAAGATCCCACTTCGTTGCAGGCTACCATCGACTCTTTGCTGCCCCATGACCAACTGCGTAGGATCATCAAGCAGCGGAAATTATTCCATGATGGCTGGAAAGAAGGGCCAATTACCTTTCTTCCGACATACAAATATGATGTTGGCACGGTTGGCCTCTTCGACTCAAGTGAGAAGCAAAGGGCTCCAAGTTGGTGCGACCGCATTTTGTTCAGGACTCGAAAGGACAAGCAGGATTATGAGAATAAGatcaaggaggaagaagaagcaaagaagaaagacgaAGAAATGAAATCCAGAGgactggaagaggatgaagacgtGCTCTTTAGTTATGACCCAGACGCCGACGGAGAGGATCCCACATCATCTACTGACAACCTCGGGTATGATGAATACGATGACAACGATGAGCCGGAGGCAGAAGAGCTCGTGACAAAAGAAGGATTTCGGGATCGAATCAACCTCGAGATTTATACCTCTCACCAACGCATTGCATCTTCGGACCACAAGCCTATCACTTCAATCTTTACGCTCGACTATGATGCTGTTGTACCAGATCTTAAAGCAAAGATTCATGCAGAGGTGGCAAGAGAACTAGACAGAGCGGAGAATGAGGGCCGCCCAGGCATTACGGTTGTCGTGGAAGGTAGTGAAGGCAATGAAGATAAGATTGTCGACTTTGGAGAGGTTCTCCCTCTAGAGAAGCAGACACGTCATTTGACGGTTGCCAATACAGGGAGTGTCGCAGCGACCTTTTCGTTTGTGACGAAGCCGACAACAGATGAAGGAGATGATGCCATACCTGAATGGTTGAAGACTACATTCGTGTCTGCTGACGAAGAAACCCAAACATCTTTGGGCACTACTGTCACTTTGAACCCCGGAGAGACGGCTTTGGTCTTGTTGGAACTCCAAGTATCAACCGTCCGTCACATTAGGGCCCTGAACGAGGCCCGTGCCAAGATCGAAGAGGTTCTAGTTCTTCGTGTAGAGGACGGCAGAGACCACTTCATTCCTGTACGCGGGGCCTGGAAACCCTCTTGCCTGGGTCGCTCTATCGCAGAGCTCATAAGAATCCCAGATGGAGGTATCAGAAAGTTTGTGGAGGACAAGGGCATAAAGGGAGCGATCTCTTACGACTCAGCCGTACAATGTTCAGCGCCGAAGGAGCTCTTCAGGCTCACTGAAGTAGTGCAAACACTTGTGGAGCGTAGTCTCGCAGAGGCGACGATGCTCGAGGATGAGGTGCTACCGAGGGATCCTGGATGGCCTCTTGAGTCTTCAACTTGGAGGGTTGCTGAAGAGGATATGCAAGATGCAAAGGTCAAGCTCGTGTCTGCCCTCGACAACGACAGCTCTCTACTCGATGCGCTCCCCCTAGAATGGCCTGCATCCTACAAGTTAGAAGTCGTCTGCTCCatactcctcctcttcctcgaaTCGCTTACAGATGGTCTCATCCCTACCCATCTTTGGGCCAAGCTCTCTACGTCTTTACCCAACGTAGTCTCTGTGCCTCCCACTGCCTGGCCTGACACCAAGACCCAGGTTCTCGACATTCTCTCTACAGCACCAAACCACAATATCGCGTTCGTTTTTCTCACAGCCACTCTGTCCCGCGCAGCGTCAGAGCTAACGCCTGTGACAACTGATCCCAAACCCGGCCTCTCCCGTCGTCTAAGCTTTCGCCGAGGGAACGCACAAGAGGAGGACTCAAAGAAGCGGAAGATGAGAGAACACAGATACGCTGAGATAGTCGGGCCGTTGGTCTGTCGGATAGACGAAAATGAAAAGGGCGCAAAGGACAGGGCGAGAACGATAGTAGAAATGTTCATAATGCGTGATGAGGGGAGCTAG